One segment of Phragmites australis chromosome 13, lpPhrAust1.1, whole genome shotgun sequence DNA contains the following:
- the LOC133887961 gene encoding kinesin-like protein KIN-7F: MGAIGGDEMVQWDKVEGAEVVNGGRGGAGKLEKILVSVRLRPLSEKEIARGDPAEWECINDTTIIARSSFPDRPTAPTAYSFDRVFHSDCNTKEVYEEGAKEVALSVVSGINSSVFAYGQTSSGKTYTMTGITEHTVADIYDYIGKHEERVFVLKFSAIEIYNEVVRDLLSAENTSLRLWDDAEKGTYVENLSEVILRDSDHLKELISVCEAQRRTGETYLNENSSRSHQILKLTIESSAREFVGKDKSTTLVASVNFVDLAGSERASQALSAGARLKEGCHINRSLLTLGTVIRKLSKVRNGHIPYRDSKLTRILQPSLGGNARTAIICTMSPARSHMEQSRNTLLFASCAKEVVTNAQVNVVMSDKALVKQLQRELARLESELRCPAPYSSLEALVKEKDNQIRKMEKEIKELKLQRDLAQSRLQDLLQVVGDNHVSKHPLATGRNFTFDVPQPREDEQSTTESSEVVNSDQNFRFLGRRAAQRDRRSQQSENNVQFATPPSYSVSSPPFSGMPPTNSRDDTSQISNEDSEDLCKEVRCIETNETEGNECVDLSAVGSNSLQDSNVDSSMHGNNYSNPSVNPIQHDISSITLEQHLENVRKPFANLVKDMVSSTHDSSTSKVIGRSRSCRSLMGSTLFEDLEKDDCTPPSRSFMDFPGRPEGCQRRGSALNFDAENETLSRAGSMLSEITTTRDELKANSSVAGDTEFAGIGEFVAELKEMAQDQYQKQRGDQGENGDLAEGTIRSVGLDPIMDALQSPSRWPLEFEKKQQEIIDLWHGCNVSLVHRTYFFLLFKGDPADAIYMEVELRRLSFLKDTYSNRGMGNNVLAGSLNTSLVSSAKKLQREREMLCRQMQKWLTIQERESLYAKWGVSLSSKRRRLQVARRLWTETKDLEHVRESASLVARLIGLLEPGKALREMFGLSFAPQQFTRRSYNSWRYGRSSLD, encoded by the exons ATAGGGTATTCCATTCTGACTGCAATACCAAAGAAGTATATGAGGAAGGGGCCAAGGAGGTTGCCCTCTCTGTAGTTAGTGGCATTAACT CTAGTGTTTTTGCTTATGGTCAAACAAGTAGTGGAAAGACATACACCATGACTGGAATAACAGAACATACAGTAGCAGATATCTATGATTACATCGGCAAG CACGAGGAGAGGGTGTTTGTTTTGAAATTCTCAGCAATAGAAATATATAATGAAGTTGTAAGGGATCTTCTTAGTGCAGAAAACACTTCCCTTAGACTTTGGGATGATGCTGAG AAGGGAACATATGTAGAGAACCTTAGTGAGGTGATCTTGAGGGACTCGGACCACCTTAAGGAGCTTATTTCTGTGTGTGAAG CTCAAAGAAGAACTGGAGAGACATACTTAAATGAAAACAGCTCTAGATCACATCAAATACTTAAACTG ACCATAGAAAGTTCAGCTCGTGAGTTCGTGGGTAAGGACAAGTCAACAACACTTGTGGCTAGTGTG AACTTTGTTGATTTGGCTGGAAGTGAACGTGCATCTCAGGCATTATCAGCTGGTGCTAGGTTGAAGGAAGGTTGTCATATCAATAGAAGTCTGCTTACCCTGGGAACTGTCATTCGGAAACTAAG CAAGGTAAGGAATGGGCACATACCATACCGGGATTCAAAGCTGACACGCATATTACAGCCTTCTCTGGGAGGTAATGCAAGAACAGCAATTATTTGTACTATGAGCCCAGCCCGAAGCCATATGGAGCAATCAAGAAATACTCTGTTGTTTGCAAGTTGTGCAAAGGAAGTGGTTACAAATGCTCAGGTTAACGTGGTCATGTCTGATAAAGCACTAGTCAAGCAATTACAAAGAGAACTTGCTAGATTGGAGAGTGAATTGCGATGCCCAGCTCCTTATTCTAGTCTTGAAGCATTGGTGAAGGAAAAAGATAACCAAATCCGGAAG ATGGAGAAAGAAATTAAGGAATTGAAGTTACAGCGCGATCTCGCTCAATCTAGGCTGCAAGATTTGCTCCAGGTTGTTGGAGATAACCATGTTTCAAAGCACCCCCTG GCTACTGGAAGAAACTTCACTTTCGATGTTCCTCAGCCACGTGAAGATGAGCAATCGACAACTGAGTCATCAGAAGTTGTCAACAGTGACCAAAATTTTAGGTTTCTAGGACGCCGGGCGGCACAAAGAGATCGTAGGTCACAGCAGTCTGAAAATAATGTGCAGTTTGCTACCCCTCCTAGCTATTCAGTCAGCAGTCCTCCGTTCAGTGGGATGCCCCCAACTAACAGCAGAGATGATACCTCTCAGATCTCTAATGAAGATTCAGAGGATCTTTGCAAAGAAGTACGATGTATAGAGACCAATGAAACAGAAGGAAATGAATGTGTAGACTTGTCAGCTGTGGGAAGCAATAGTCTGCAAGATTCGAACGTGGATTCTAGTATGCATGGGAATAATTATTCAAATCCATCTGTGAATCCTATACAGCATGATATATCTTCTATTACCCTGGAGCAACATTTAGAGAATGTCAGAAAGCCATTTGCCAATCTAGTCAAAGATATGGTATCCTCAACACATGACTCGTCAACCTCAAAAGTAATCGGCAGAAGCCGGAGCTGTAGGTCTTTGATGGGTTCTACTTTGTTTGAAGACTTGGAGAAGGATGATTGCACACCTCCAAGCAGAAGTTTCATGGATTTCCCAGGGAGACCTGAAGGGTGTCAAAGAAGGGGATCTGCACTAAACTTCGATGCAGAGAATGAAACTTTATCAAGGGCAGGGTCAATGCTTTCTGAAATTACTACCACGAGGGATGAACTCAAGGCAAACAGCTCTGTTGCCGGTGACACAGAATTTGCTGGCATAGGTGAATTTGTTGCGGAGCTGAAAGAAATGGCTCAGGACCAGTATCAGAAGCAACGTGGTGATCAG GGTGAGAATGGAGATTTAGCAGAAGGAACCATAAGGAGCGTGGGACTGGATCCCATTATGGATGCTTTGCAATCACCTTCTCGCTGGCCATTGGAATTCGAGAAGAAACAGCAAGAGATTATTGACCTATGGCATGGATGCAATGTTTCCTTGGTCCACAGGACTTACTTTTTCTTGCTATTTAAAGGGGATCCAGCTGACGCCATTTACATGGAAGTGGAGCTTAGGAGGCTATCATTTCTTAAAGATACATACTCCAATAGAGGCATGGGAAATAATGTGTTAGCAGGCAGCCTGAACACTTCCCTGGTTTCAAG TGCAAAGAAGTTGCAACGTGAGAGGGAGATGCTCTGCAGGCAGATGCAGAAGTGGCTCACGATTCAGGAAAGGGAGAGCTTGTACGCCAAGTGGGGAGTTTCACTCTCTTCCAAGAGGAGAAGACTGCAGGTCGCTCGGCGCCTCTGGACCGAAACCAAAGACCTGGAGCATGTCAGAGAGAGCGCGTCTCTCGTTGCCAGATTGATCGGGCTCCTAGAGCCAGGAAAGGCCCTGAGGGAGATGTTTGGACTTAGCTTTGCCCCACAGCAGTTCACCCGGAGATCCTACAATAGTTGGAGATATGGGCGTTCTTCCCTGGACTGA